Proteins from a genomic interval of Halomonas alkaliantarctica:
- the tatA gene encoding Sec-independent protein translocase subunit TatA, translating to MLGGISIWQLLIVLGIIILVFGTKKLRNVGTDLGGAVKGFKKAMHDEEKNKEADKDDADQPHAKVSHEEPGNTYDVQAEEKQTANDRNEERK from the coding sequence ATGTTAGGTGGCATTAGTATTTGGCAGTTGCTGATTGTACTGGGCATCATCATCCTGGTTTTCGGCACCAAAAAACTGCGTAACGTGGGTACCGACCTGGGCGGGGCGGTCAAGGGCTTCAAGAAAGCCATGCACGATGAAGAAAAAAATAAAGAGGCAGATAAGGACGACGCCGACCAACCCCATGCCAAAGTGAGCCATGAAGAGCCGGGCAACACTTATGACGTTCAAGCCGAAGAGAAACAGACTGCCAACGACCGCAACGAAGAGCGCAAATAA
- a CDS encoding phosphoribosyl-ATP diphosphatase, producing the protein MDSNALSPNNSTSHPNVLDTLNEVLKQRRHAAAEESYVASLHHKGLNKILEKVGEEATETVLAAKDAEHGSEAERQALISETADLWFHSLVMLSHLGMDHQAVLDELARRFGISGHEEKAARQP; encoded by the coding sequence ATGGACAGCAACGCATTATCGCCTAACAATTCGACTAGCCATCCCAATGTGCTGGATACGCTCAATGAGGTGTTAAAACAGCGGCGACATGCAGCGGCAGAAGAATCTTATGTTGCCTCCTTGCATCATAAGGGCTTGAACAAGATACTCGAAAAGGTGGGCGAGGAAGCAACAGAAACAGTGCTTGCGGCAAAAGATGCCGAGCATGGTAGCGAGGCAGAACGCCAAGCGTTGATTTCTGAAACCGCTGACCTGTGGTTTCATAGCTTGGTGATGCTTTCGCACCTGGGAATGGATCATCAGGCCGTTTTAGACGAACTGGCACGGCGCTTCGGTATTTCCGGACACGAGGAAAAAGCCGCCCGCCAGCCATAG